In Drosophila yakuba strain Tai18E2 chromosome 2R, Prin_Dyak_Tai18E2_2.1, whole genome shotgun sequence, a single genomic region encodes these proteins:
- the LOC6531268 gene encoding patronin isoform X3, with the protein MDVETQEIRQARQRASVKWLLSKAFNNRVPDNLKEPFYRDHENQERLKPQIIVELGNATLYCQTLANLYSDPNYQSMNHWSIIQTLARKGVPVAESADMPITETVLIQTNPLRINAHMSVIESLMVLYAKEISSGDRVMAAIRRISGNNYQAPTGQSYEQALLGWISHACAALKKRIIKEVDAGLPDDNGSRLQTPDIPPVRDFQDLCDGICLALLISYYCPKVVPWTSVRINYLPAVEDSIHNILLVCNFSQKHLPYTVMHMTPEDVTYMRGSMKLNLVVLLTDLFNLFEIHPAKCVCYPGMDGQDVIARRTMGANEHGICHRRGLTVQPVTPIPDLRSDLDQPPVGSPQNRPPFQVPHSNSFGGGLNRRSTPPNEYQTVQSNNFDANHAEAFVVHKSRGITTLASMHSQQQQLHQQQHQQHQQQYQQQPLQQHPSQSQLQIQQQEPLVPARLRQAKEKTNVESKADERGDFVAAGRPSNWEQSRRPSFAGRRSRRNSSSEDSQLTIENFGGSQDQLNTLGRYERDRERKLSNTSVGSYPVEPAVAVRSSIADARGTLQLSYDTDSGSEKQDRETEKYSMRRQVSVDNVPTVSSHNLSNAGSPLPVARHKQHSSDKDYSSNSGMTPDAYNDTRSTSAYDPESTPVRKSSTSSMPASPAAWQLDVGDDDMRSLENASKLSTIRMKLEEKRRRIEQDKRKIEMALLRHQEKEDLESCPDVMKWETMSNESKRTPDMDPVDLDKYQQSIAIMNMNLQDIQQDIHRLATQQSQMQAQHLQAQQLMQAQQIANMLNQQQTYGSQQHLADHHYQQQRPMQQSFGSSPHIPQAYNAPVSAYSSRPPSRDPYQQQLHHQQQQPMPMPQPMQYVNEHGQYMSPPQPAHYMPQQTQQPQSIYSDNGAAYNHSNHSPYGGAPQYRSSVVYDDYGQPTNHFYLHESSPQPQAHPHPQRRTWAHSAAAAAYEQQQQIQPSLVDVNAWQTQQHQKQKQTWMNRPPSSAGAPSPGSFMLHQNGGGGGGGGGGGELQHLFQVQASPQHGQRQVSGSNGVQRQQSLTNLRDNRSPKAPQNMGMPMGMPMQQEDMMAPQSICFIGDEEDVDELERNIIESMQSTHITDFVHQQQQQHQQQLQQQQRLQGHSGRGSSSEDYDSGEMISNKLNITSGNLTYRIPSPSRPSIQANSFQDPRAMAAAPGAEDQPPEKGFYISFDDEQPKRPKPPLRAKRSPKKESPPGSRDSVDNQATLKRESLSHLHNNNNIGFGNDDVNSKPVTRHSIHGLNNSNSVKSPGNATYNKYTDEPPIQLRQLAVSGAMSPTSNERRHLDDVSNQSPQQTQQPMSPTRLQQSSNNAEAAKNKALVIGADSTNLDPESVDEMERRKEKIMLLSLQRRQQQEEAKARKEIEASQKREKEREKEEERSRKKEEQMARRAAILEQHRLKKAIEEAEREGKTLDRPDLHVKLQSHSSTSTTPRLRQQRTTRPRPKTIHVDDASVDISEASSISSRGKKGSSSNLTGYGQLSSNSMKRDYYRGSQDSLTVKESPDDYPSTSSTPIGRRGSYKTSREPAGVERGRTLSRISVAKGSTLNFRGRKSNSLMNLCDSGLGRATPPRRAPSPGMGMGASGRHMPSPSGPGSLPPGLISKRRGFDDGSSDFSLTPNLNMEYSGPKLYKQPAAKSNRGIILNAVEYCVFPGVVNREAKQKVLEKIARSEAKHFLVLFRDAGCQFRALYSYQPETDQVTKLYGTGPSQVEEVMFDKFFKYNSGGKCFSQVHTKHLTVTIDAFTIHNSLWQGKRVQLPSKKDMALVI; encoded by the exons ATGGATGTCGAAACACAGGAAATACGACAG GCTCGTCAACGTGCTTCCGTCAAATGGCTGCTTTCGAAAGCGTTCAACAATCGCGTGCCGGACAACCTGAAGGAGCCCTTCTACCGCGACCATGAGAATCAGGAGCGCCTCAAGCCGCAGATCATCGTGGAGCTGGGCAATGCCACGCTCTACTGCCAGACGCTGGCCAATCTGTACTCAGATCCCAACTACCAAAGCATGAACCACTGGTCAATAATACAGACGCTAGCGCGCAAGGGAGTTCCCGTGGCCGAATCCGCGGACATGCCCATTACCGAAACGGTATTAATTCAAACAAATCCGCTGCGAATT AACGCCCACATGTCTGTGATAGAATCGCTGATGGTTTTGTATGCGAAGGAAATATCATCGGGTGACCGCGTAATGGCGGCCATACGAAG AATATCTGGCAACAACTATCAGGCGCCCACTGGCCAGTCCTACGAGCAAGCTCTGCTGGGCTGGATTTCACATGCTTGCGCCGCTCTGAAGAAGCGCATTATCAAGGAGGTGGACGCAGGACTGCCCGACGATAAT GGTTCTCGTCTGCAGACCCCGGATATACCACCTGTAAGGGACTTCCAGGATCTGTGCGATGGAATCTGCTTGGCGCTGCTCATCTCGTACTACTGCCCAAAGGTGGTGCCGTGGACGAGTGTGCGGATCAACTATCTGCCCGCCGTCGAGGACTCGATTCACAACATCCTGCTGGTCTGCAATTTCTCGCAGAAGCATCTGCCCTATACAGTGATGCATATGACGCCCGAGGATGTGACCTACATGCGCGG ATCCATGAAACTGAATCTGGTAGTGTTGCTGACGGATTTGTTCAATCTGTTTGAGATACACCCGGCAAAATGTGTTTGTTACCCCGGCATGGATGGTCAGG ATGTCATCGCCCGGCGCACTATGGGCGCCAATGAGCACGGGATCTGCCATCGACGGGGCCTCACAGTGCAGCCCGTCACACCCATTCCCGATCTGCGCAGCGATCTCGACCAGCCGCCCGTAGGCTCGCCTCAGAACCGACCACCGTTCCAAG TTCCGCACTCGAATTCATTTGGCGGCGGCTTAAATCGAAGATCAACCCCGCCCAACGAATACCAGACGGTTCAGTCAAATAATTTTGACGCTAATCATGCCGAag CCTTCGTGGTGCACAAGTCGCGTGGCATCACCACACTCGCCTCCATGcactcgcagcagcagcagctccatcagcagcaacatcaacagcatcagcagcaataccagcagcagccactgcagcagcaccCATCCCAGTCGCAGCTCCAAATCCAGCAGCAGGAGCCCTTGGTTCCGGCTCGCTTGCGCCAGGCTAAAGAAAAGACCAATGTTGAGTCGAAGGCGGACGAGAGAG GCGATTTTGTCGCTGCGGGTCGACCAAGTAACTGGGAACAGAGCCGCCGGCCAAGCTTTGCAG GTCGTCGCTCGCGCAGGAACTCTTCCAGCGAGGACTCCCAGCTGACTATCGAGAACTTTGGTGGCTCCCAGGATCAGCTGAACACGCTGGGGCGATACGAACGTGACAGGGAACGCAAGTTGTCCAACACCAGTGTGGGCAGTTATCCAGTTGAACCCGCTGTGGCCGTTCGCTCTTCGATTGCCGATGCTAGGGGCACGTTGCAGTTGAGCTACGATACGGATTCCGGCTCTGAGAAGCAGGATCGCGAAACGGAAAAGTATTCGATGCGCCGGCAAGTCAG TGTCGACAATGTGCCCACGGTGTCGTCGCACAATCTTTCGAATGCGGGCAGCCCGTTGCCGGTGGCTAGGCACAAGCAACATTCCAGCGACAAAGactacagcagcaacagcggcatGACACCAGATGCATACAACGATACCCGCTCCACCAGTGCTTACGATCCGGAGAGCACGCCCGTTCGCAAATCCTCGACGAGCAGCATGCCAGCAAGTCCCGCTGCCTGGCAGTTGGATGTGGGAGACGACGACATGCGCTCGCTGGAGAATGCCAGCAAGTTGTCCACCATACGAATGAAACTGGAGGAAAAGCGGCGGCGCATTGAGCAGGACAAGCGCAAGATCGAGATGGCTTTGCTGCGCCACCAGGAGAAG GAGGATTTGGAGTCGTGTCCGGACGTAATGAAGTGGGAGACAATGAGCAACGAATCAAAGCGCACGCCGGATATGGATCCCGTGGACTTGGACAAGTACCAG CAAAGTATCGCCATCATGAACATGAACCTGCAGGATATCCAGCAGGATATCCACCGCCTGGCCACCCAGCAAAGCCAAATGCAGGCACAGCACCTCCAAGCCCAACAGCTCATGCAGGCTCAGCAGATAGCCAACATGCTGAACCAG CAGCAGACCTATGGGTCGCAGCAGCACCTGGCTGATCATCATTACCAGCAGCAGAGACCCATGCAGCAAAGCTTTGGTTCATCGCCCCATATTCCGCAGGCCTACAACGCCCCAGTCAGCGCATACAGCTCCCGTCCGCCCAGTCGCGATCcctaccagcagcagctccaccatcagcagcagcagcccatgcccatgccacAACCAATGCAGTACGTCAACGAGCACGGGCAGTATATGTCGCCGCCGCAGCCCGCGCACTACATGCCGCAGCAGACGCAACAGCCGCAGAGCATCTACAGCGACAACGGGGCGGCGTACAACCACAGTAACCACTCACCATACGGCGGAGCTCCACAGTATCGAAGCAGCGTGGTGTACGATGATTACGGGCAGCCCACCAACCACTTCTACCTGCATGAGTCATCGCCGCAGCCACAAgctcatccgcatccgcagcGTAGGACTTGGGCCCACtccgcagcagccgccgcttatgagcaacagcaacagatcCAGCCTTCCCTGGTGGATGTGAATGCCTGGCAGACGCAGCAGCACCAGAAGCAGAAACAGACCTGGATGAACAGGCCGCCCTCAAGTGCGGGAGCTCCCAGTCCCGGCAGCTTTATGCTGCACCAAAACggtggaggcggtggcggtggtggtggtggtggtgagcTACAGCACCTGTTTCAGGTACAGGCCTCGCCACAGCATGGCCAACGTCAGGTTAGTGGATCCAATGGCGTGCAGCGCCAGCAATCGCTGACCAATTTGCGAGACAATCGCTCGCCCAAGGCACCACAAAACATGGGAATGCCCATGGGCATGCCAATGCAGCAAGAGGACATGATGGCACCGCAGAGTATTTGCTTTATCGGTGACGAGGAGGATGTTGATGAGCTGGAGCGGAACATCATCGAATCAATGCAGTCGACGCACATCACCGACTTTgtgcaccagcagcagcagcaacaccaacagcaacttcagcagcaacagcggtTGCAGGGCCACAGCGGACGAGGCAGCAGCTCGGAGGATTATGACAGCGGGGAGATGATCTCCAACAAGCTGAATATCACCAGCGGCAATCTCACCTATCGCATACCCTCGCCATCCCGTCCCTCCATCCAAGCCAACAGCTTCCAGGATCCCCGAGCCATGGCAGCAGCTCCCGGTGCTGAGGACCAGCCGCCCGAGAAGGGTTTCTACATCTCCTTCGACGATGAGCAGCCCAAACGACCCAAGCCACCTCTGCGCGCCAAGCGATCGCCCAAAAAGGAGTCTCCACCGGGCAGTAGGGACAGCGTCGATAATCAGGCGACTCTGAAACGTGAATCGCTTAGTCATctgcacaacaacaacaatattgGATTTGGAAATGATGATGTCAACAGCAAACCGGTGACCAGGCACAGCATCCATGGCCTAAACAACTCCAATAGTGTCAAATCTCCCGGAAATGCCACGTACAACAAGTACACGGATGAGCCGCCCATCCAACTGCGTCAGCTTGCCGTTTCTGGAGCAATGTCACCAACTAGTAACGAACGTCGCCACTTGGACGATGTCAGCAATCAGTCACCGCAGCAGACGCAGCAACCAATGTCGCCCACGCGACTCCAAcagagcagcaacaatgcAGAGGCGGCCAAGAACAAGGCGCTGGTCATCGGAGCAGATTCCACCAATTTGGATCCG GAATCTGTAGATGAGATGGAGCGGCGCAAGGAGAAAATCATGCTGCTGTCTTTGCAACGTCGCCAGCAACAGGAGGAGGCCAAGGCGCGCAAAGAGATTGAGGCTTCTCAGAAGCGAGAAAAGGAGCGCGAGAAGGAAGAGGAACGATCGCGCAAGAAGGAGGAGCAAATGGCACGGCGAGCGGCCATTTTGGAGCAGCACAGACTCAAGAAAGCCATTGAAGAGGCCGAGCGAGAG gGTAAAACCCTGGATCGGCCCGATCTGCACGTGAAGCTGCAATCCCATTCATCCACCTCAACGACCCCGCGGCTGAGGCAGCAGCGTACCACGCGTCCCAGACCGAAGACAATTCACGTGGACGATGCCAGCGTGGACATCAGCGAGGCTTCAAGTATCTCTAGTCGGGGCAAAAAAGGCTCAAGCTCGAATCTAACTG GCTACGGTCAACTAAGCTCAAATTCAATGAAAAGAGATTACTACAGGGGCTCGCAAGACTCCCTCACTGTAAAAG AGTCACCCGATGATTATCCCAGTACAAGTTCAACTCCGATTGGACGACGGGGATCGTACAAAACTTCCAGAG AGCCAGCCGGCGTAGAAAGGGGCCGCACTCTGTCGCGTATCTCCGTCGCTAAGGGCAGCACGCTTAATTTCCGGGGCCGAAAGTCCAATTCGCTAATGAATCTGTGCG ATTCGGGACTGGGACGCGCCACTCCGCCGAGGCGTGCTCCGTCGCctggaatgggaatgggcgCTTCAGGTAGGCATATGCCATCTCCCTCCGGACCGGGCTCATTGCCGCCAGGTTTGATATCGAAACGTCGCGGATTTGATGATGGATCCAGCGATTTCTCTTTAACTCCGAATTTGAACATGGAATATTCGG GTCCTAAACTTTATAAGCAACCAGCGGCCAAATCGAATCGTGGAATTATCCTGAATGCCGTTGAATACTGTGTTTTTCCCGGCGTTGTCAACCGCGAGGCCAAACAGAAAGTGCTGGAGAAGATAGCGCGCTCGGAGGCGAAGCACTTCCTGGTACTCTTCCGCGATGCTGGCTGCCAGTTCCGCGCCCTCTACAGCTACCAGCCGGAAACGGACCAGGTGACCAAGCTGTATGGTACTGGGCCTAGTCAAGTCGAAGAAGTCATGTTCGACAAGTTCTTCAA ATATAACTCAGGAGGCAAGTGCTTCTCGCAAGTGCACACCAAGCATCTGACAGTGACCATCGACGCCTTCACAATACACAACTCCCTGTGGCAGGGCAAGCGGGTGCAGTTGCCCAGCAAAAAAGACATGGCGCTTGTAATCTAA
- the LOC6531268 gene encoding patronin isoform X34: protein MDVETQEIRQARQRASVKWLLSKAFNNRVPDNLKEPFYRDHENQERLKPQIIVELGNATLYCQTLANLYSDPNYQSMNHWSIIQTLARKGVPVAESADMPITETVLIQTNPLRINAHMSVIESLMVLYAKEISSGDRVMAAIRRISGNNYQAPTGQSYEQALLGWISHACAALKKRIIKEVDAGLPDDNGSRLQTPDIPPVRDFQDLCDGICLALLISYYCPKVVPWTSVRINYLPAVEDSIHNILLVCNFSQKHLPYTVMHMTPEDVTYMRGSMKLNLVVLLTDLFNLFEIHPAKCVCYPGMDGQDVIARRTMGANEHGICHRRGLTVQPVTPIPDLRSDLDQPPVGSPQNRPPFQVPHSNSFGGGLNRRSTPPNEYQTVQSNNFDANHAEAFVVHKSRGITTLASMHSQQQQLHQQQHQQHQQQYQQQPLQQHPSQSQLQIQQQEPLVPARLRQAKEKTNVESKADERGDFVAAGRPSNWEQSRRPSFAGRRSRRNSSSEDSQLTIENFGGSQDQLNTLGRYERDRERKLSNTSVGSYPVEPAVAVRSSIADARGTLQLSYDTDSGSEKQDRETEKYSMRRQVSVDNVPTVSSHNLSNAGSPLPVARHKQHSSDKDYSSNSGMTPDAYNDTRSTSAYDPESTPVRKSSTSSMPASPAAWQLDVGDDDMRSLENASKLSTIRMKLEEKRRRIEQDKRKIEMALLRHQEKEDLESCPDVMKWETMSNESKRTPDMDPVDLDKYQQSIAIMNMNLQDIQQDIHRLATQQSQMQAQHLQAQQLMQAQQIANMLNQQQTYGSQQHLADHHYQQQRPMQQSFGSSPHIPQAYNAPVSAYSSRPPSRDPYQQQLHHQQQQPMPMPQPMQYVNEHGQYMSPPQPAHYMPQQTQQPQSIYSDNGAAYNHSNHSPYGGAPQYRSSVVYDDYGQPTNHFYLHESSPQPQAHPHPQRRTWAHSAAAAAYEQQQQIQPSLVDVNAWQTQQHQKQKQTWMNRPPSSAGAPSPGSFMLHQNGGGGGGGGGGGELQHLFQVQASPQHGQRQVSGSNGVQRQQSLTNLRDNRSPKAPQNMGMPMGMPMQQEDMMAPQSICFIGDEEDVDELERNIIESMQSTHITDFVHQQQQQHQQQLQQQQRLQGHSGRGSSSEDYDSGEMISNKLNITSGNLTYRIPSPSRPSIQANSFQDPRAMAAAPGAEDQPPEKGFYISFDDEQPKRPKPPLRAKRSPKKESPPGSRDSVDNQATLKRESLSHLHNNNNIGFGNDDVNSKPVTRHSIHGLNNSNSVKSPGNATYNKYTDEPPIQLRQLAVSGAMSPTSNERRHLDDVSNQSPQQTQQPMSPTRLQQSSNNAEAAKNKALVIGADSTNLDPESVDEMERRKEKIMLLSLQRRQQQEEAKARKEIEASQKREKEREKEEERSRKKEEQMARRAAILEQHRLKKAIEEAEREGKTLDRPDLHVKLQSHSSTSTTPRLRQQRTTRPRPKTIHVDDASVDISEASSISSRGKKGSSSNLTESPDDYPSTSSTPIGRRGSYKTSRGPKLYKQPAAKSNRGIILNAVEYCVFPGVVNREAKQKVLEKIARSEAKHFLVLFRDAGCQFRALYSYQPETDQVTKLYGTGPSQVEEVMFDKFFKYNSGGKCFSQVHTKHLTVTIDAFTIHNSLWQGKRVQLPSKKDMALVI, encoded by the exons ATGGATGTCGAAACACAGGAAATACGACAG GCTCGTCAACGTGCTTCCGTCAAATGGCTGCTTTCGAAAGCGTTCAACAATCGCGTGCCGGACAACCTGAAGGAGCCCTTCTACCGCGACCATGAGAATCAGGAGCGCCTCAAGCCGCAGATCATCGTGGAGCTGGGCAATGCCACGCTCTACTGCCAGACGCTGGCCAATCTGTACTCAGATCCCAACTACCAAAGCATGAACCACTGGTCAATAATACAGACGCTAGCGCGCAAGGGAGTTCCCGTGGCCGAATCCGCGGACATGCCCATTACCGAAACGGTATTAATTCAAACAAATCCGCTGCGAATT AACGCCCACATGTCTGTGATAGAATCGCTGATGGTTTTGTATGCGAAGGAAATATCATCGGGTGACCGCGTAATGGCGGCCATACGAAG AATATCTGGCAACAACTATCAGGCGCCCACTGGCCAGTCCTACGAGCAAGCTCTGCTGGGCTGGATTTCACATGCTTGCGCCGCTCTGAAGAAGCGCATTATCAAGGAGGTGGACGCAGGACTGCCCGACGATAAT GGTTCTCGTCTGCAGACCCCGGATATACCACCTGTAAGGGACTTCCAGGATCTGTGCGATGGAATCTGCTTGGCGCTGCTCATCTCGTACTACTGCCCAAAGGTGGTGCCGTGGACGAGTGTGCGGATCAACTATCTGCCCGCCGTCGAGGACTCGATTCACAACATCCTGCTGGTCTGCAATTTCTCGCAGAAGCATCTGCCCTATACAGTGATGCATATGACGCCCGAGGATGTGACCTACATGCGCGG ATCCATGAAACTGAATCTGGTAGTGTTGCTGACGGATTTGTTCAATCTGTTTGAGATACACCCGGCAAAATGTGTTTGTTACCCCGGCATGGATGGTCAGG ATGTCATCGCCCGGCGCACTATGGGCGCCAATGAGCACGGGATCTGCCATCGACGGGGCCTCACAGTGCAGCCCGTCACACCCATTCCCGATCTGCGCAGCGATCTCGACCAGCCGCCCGTAGGCTCGCCTCAGAACCGACCACCGTTCCAAG TTCCGCACTCGAATTCATTTGGCGGCGGCTTAAATCGAAGATCAACCCCGCCCAACGAATACCAGACGGTTCAGTCAAATAATTTTGACGCTAATCATGCCGAag CCTTCGTGGTGCACAAGTCGCGTGGCATCACCACACTCGCCTCCATGcactcgcagcagcagcagctccatcagcagcaacatcaacagcatcagcagcaataccagcagcagccactgcagcagcaccCATCCCAGTCGCAGCTCCAAATCCAGCAGCAGGAGCCCTTGGTTCCGGCTCGCTTGCGCCAGGCTAAAGAAAAGACCAATGTTGAGTCGAAGGCGGACGAGAGAG GCGATTTTGTCGCTGCGGGTCGACCAAGTAACTGGGAACAGAGCCGCCGGCCAAGCTTTGCAG GTCGTCGCTCGCGCAGGAACTCTTCCAGCGAGGACTCCCAGCTGACTATCGAGAACTTTGGTGGCTCCCAGGATCAGCTGAACACGCTGGGGCGATACGAACGTGACAGGGAACGCAAGTTGTCCAACACCAGTGTGGGCAGTTATCCAGTTGAACCCGCTGTGGCCGTTCGCTCTTCGATTGCCGATGCTAGGGGCACGTTGCAGTTGAGCTACGATACGGATTCCGGCTCTGAGAAGCAGGATCGCGAAACGGAAAAGTATTCGATGCGCCGGCAAGTCAG TGTCGACAATGTGCCCACGGTGTCGTCGCACAATCTTTCGAATGCGGGCAGCCCGTTGCCGGTGGCTAGGCACAAGCAACATTCCAGCGACAAAGactacagcagcaacagcggcatGACACCAGATGCATACAACGATACCCGCTCCACCAGTGCTTACGATCCGGAGAGCACGCCCGTTCGCAAATCCTCGACGAGCAGCATGCCAGCAAGTCCCGCTGCCTGGCAGTTGGATGTGGGAGACGACGACATGCGCTCGCTGGAGAATGCCAGCAAGTTGTCCACCATACGAATGAAACTGGAGGAAAAGCGGCGGCGCATTGAGCAGGACAAGCGCAAGATCGAGATGGCTTTGCTGCGCCACCAGGAGAAG GAGGATTTGGAGTCGTGTCCGGACGTAATGAAGTGGGAGACAATGAGCAACGAATCAAAGCGCACGCCGGATATGGATCCCGTGGACTTGGACAAGTACCAG CAAAGTATCGCCATCATGAACATGAACCTGCAGGATATCCAGCAGGATATCCACCGCCTGGCCACCCAGCAAAGCCAAATGCAGGCACAGCACCTCCAAGCCCAACAGCTCATGCAGGCTCAGCAGATAGCCAACATGCTGAACCAG CAGCAGACCTATGGGTCGCAGCAGCACCTGGCTGATCATCATTACCAGCAGCAGAGACCCATGCAGCAAAGCTTTGGTTCATCGCCCCATATTCCGCAGGCCTACAACGCCCCAGTCAGCGCATACAGCTCCCGTCCGCCCAGTCGCGATCcctaccagcagcagctccaccatcagcagcagcagcccatgcccatgccacAACCAATGCAGTACGTCAACGAGCACGGGCAGTATATGTCGCCGCCGCAGCCCGCGCACTACATGCCGCAGCAGACGCAACAGCCGCAGAGCATCTACAGCGACAACGGGGCGGCGTACAACCACAGTAACCACTCACCATACGGCGGAGCTCCACAGTATCGAAGCAGCGTGGTGTACGATGATTACGGGCAGCCCACCAACCACTTCTACCTGCATGAGTCATCGCCGCAGCCACAAgctcatccgcatccgcagcGTAGGACTTGGGCCCACtccgcagcagccgccgcttatgagcaacagcaacagatcCAGCCTTCCCTGGTGGATGTGAATGCCTGGCAGACGCAGCAGCACCAGAAGCAGAAACAGACCTGGATGAACAGGCCGCCCTCAAGTGCGGGAGCTCCCAGTCCCGGCAGCTTTATGCTGCACCAAAACggtggaggcggtggcggtggtggtggtggtggtgagcTACAGCACCTGTTTCAGGTACAGGCCTCGCCACAGCATGGCCAACGTCAGGTTAGTGGATCCAATGGCGTGCAGCGCCAGCAATCGCTGACCAATTTGCGAGACAATCGCTCGCCCAAGGCACCACAAAACATGGGAATGCCCATGGGCATGCCAATGCAGCAAGAGGACATGATGGCACCGCAGAGTATTTGCTTTATCGGTGACGAGGAGGATGTTGATGAGCTGGAGCGGAACATCATCGAATCAATGCAGTCGACGCACATCACCGACTTTgtgcaccagcagcagcagcaacaccaacagcaacttcagcagcaacagcggtTGCAGGGCCACAGCGGACGAGGCAGCAGCTCGGAGGATTATGACAGCGGGGAGATGATCTCCAACAAGCTGAATATCACCAGCGGCAATCTCACCTATCGCATACCCTCGCCATCCCGTCCCTCCATCCAAGCCAACAGCTTCCAGGATCCCCGAGCCATGGCAGCAGCTCCCGGTGCTGAGGACCAGCCGCCCGAGAAGGGTTTCTACATCTCCTTCGACGATGAGCAGCCCAAACGACCCAAGCCACCTCTGCGCGCCAAGCGATCGCCCAAAAAGGAGTCTCCACCGGGCAGTAGGGACAGCGTCGATAATCAGGCGACTCTGAAACGTGAATCGCTTAGTCATctgcacaacaacaacaatattgGATTTGGAAATGATGATGTCAACAGCAAACCGGTGACCAGGCACAGCATCCATGGCCTAAACAACTCCAATAGTGTCAAATCTCCCGGAAATGCCACGTACAACAAGTACACGGATGAGCCGCCCATCCAACTGCGTCAGCTTGCCGTTTCTGGAGCAATGTCACCAACTAGTAACGAACGTCGCCACTTGGACGATGTCAGCAATCAGTCACCGCAGCAGACGCAGCAACCAATGTCGCCCACGCGACTCCAAcagagcagcaacaatgcAGAGGCGGCCAAGAACAAGGCGCTGGTCATCGGAGCAGATTCCACCAATTTGGATCCG GAATCTGTAGATGAGATGGAGCGGCGCAAGGAGAAAATCATGCTGCTGTCTTTGCAACGTCGCCAGCAACAGGAGGAGGCCAAGGCGCGCAAAGAGATTGAGGCTTCTCAGAAGCGAGAAAAGGAGCGCGAGAAGGAAGAGGAACGATCGCGCAAGAAGGAGGAGCAAATGGCACGGCGAGCGGCCATTTTGGAGCAGCACAGACTCAAGAAAGCCATTGAAGAGGCCGAGCGAGAG gGTAAAACCCTGGATCGGCCCGATCTGCACGTGAAGCTGCAATCCCATTCATCCACCTCAACGACCCCGCGGCTGAGGCAGCAGCGTACCACGCGTCCCAGACCGAAGACAATTCACGTGGACGATGCCAGCGTGGACATCAGCGAGGCTTCAAGTATCTCTAGTCGGGGCAAAAAAGGCTCAAGCTCGAATCTAACTG AGTCACCCGATGATTATCCCAGTACAAGTTCAACTCCGATTGGACGACGGGGATCGTACAAAACTTCCAGAG GTCCTAAACTTTATAAGCAACCAGCGGCCAAATCGAATCGTGGAATTATCCTGAATGCCGTTGAATACTGTGTTTTTCCCGGCGTTGTCAACCGCGAGGCCAAACAGAAAGTGCTGGAGAAGATAGCGCGCTCGGAGGCGAAGCACTTCCTGGTACTCTTCCGCGATGCTGGCTGCCAGTTCCGCGCCCTCTACAGCTACCAGCCGGAAACGGACCAGGTGACCAAGCTGTATGGTACTGGGCCTAGTCAAGTCGAAGAAGTCATGTTCGACAAGTTCTTCAA ATATAACTCAGGAGGCAAGTGCTTCTCGCAAGTGCACACCAAGCATCTGACAGTGACCATCGACGCCTTCACAATACACAACTCCCTGTGGCAGGGCAAGCGGGTGCAGTTGCCCAGCAAAAAAGACATGGCGCTTGTAATCTAA